Within Antennarius striatus isolate MH-2024 chromosome 22, ASM4005453v1, whole genome shotgun sequence, the genomic segment tgaattaaataaattttctggttggtttaCAGACGATTAATTAATGTGATGGAACACTTATCGCTAAAAATTTGTTCAAAGTACCTTTGAAACATATTTAgataacatttttgatgctttcatgaagatgaaagatgaatatttgttatccaaagctgttttagtcaatccactggacgttagagatagttcttgaagatgtgccgtctctcatccaagagacttcttcagttctaaagGTGGCTgttcttgtcccagcttattaaccctgtggggtgtggtcagtgctattcacattccaacgaccttCGTTCAAACCCGTCTGGGTTCTTAcaattgtttgtattttcttgagCAATACACCAGGGGTCAGCTCGGAGAATTGGTTAGAAACTGCCAGCATATGCCACTTGAATCGGGCTATGCCAAAGCTAAGGCTTTGCTTCAAGAACACTTCGGTAGTTCGTTAAAAATCGCAACAGCTTATCTGGAGAAAGTTCTCTCATGGCCAATGATAAAATCTGAGAATACGAAACATGTAAACAGTCATTAAGAAACTGCCTTATAAGCTCACAGATAAGTGGAGAGACGTTGCCTGTAATTTACAGGAGAGGTTCAATCGTAGAGCTACTTTCTGCAATATTGTTGAGTTTATTGAAACGCAGGTGAAAATTCTAAGTGACCCACTGTTTGGGGGTCTGCAGGATCCTCCTGCATTTGTAAAAGGGGATGTGAAGCAATCTAAATCTCAGAATTTCTCTAAGAGAAAGGGAAGTACCTTTGCCACCATGGTTGCAACAGTAGACAAGAAAATTGGATCTGGGATGACCAAATAAAAGAGCTCACCTGCCAAAGTTTGCTTGTTTTGTGGAGCTGGACATACGTTGGATCTGTGTCTTCTATTAGAAAAGAAGACACATGGCAAAAAAATCTCTTTCTTTAAGGAGCATGGTGTTTGTTTTGGGTGTTAGTGCATTGGGCACAGGAGCAAAGATTGTCGTAGACGTCTTACATGTAAAGTATGCAATTCAAACGTTGCACTCCAAGGAGAAGAAAGTTGGTTCCGCGCAAGCAAAAGGGGACACAGATAAAGCAAATGAAAATGCTTTAATCTCTGTGCAATCCAGTGGTCTTACTGGGGCCGGTGAGCGAGATTGTTCCCTCTCTACATTACCAGTTCGAGTGAAGTCCAAGAAGGGTCATGAAACATTGGTTACTTATGCTTTTCTGGATCCTGGAAGCTCAGCATCGTTTTGTTCGGAGGGACTCATGAACAGGCTTAATGTCACTGGAAGAAGAATGAGCATTCTAATGTGGAAAATGGGTCAGGACAGAGTTGTTAGCAGCTACATTGAGTCAGGTTTGGAGGTGGCCCGTTTGGACACACTGTTTTTGTGAGTTGCCTGATATCTTTACCTAGACCTGCATGCCTGTACAACAGGGAAATACAGTATACCTAAGCAGGAAGATATTCAAAGATGGCCACACCCTGATGGTGTAAAGATATTAGAGATTGACTTTGGAGTAGACCTTCTGATTTGCACCGACATTCCCAAAGCACTGGAGCCATGGGAGGTTGTTTGAAGTTCTGATGGTGGTCCTTATGCCATTAAAACCATGATGGGTTGGTCTATGAATGGCCCTCTTAAAGGAGAATGCAGTATTGACTCCAGTTGTGCGACGCAAGAGGTCACGGTCAATTGGATTTCCGTTGCTAGACTTGATGAACTGTGGGTACAACAAACTAAGATAGATTTCCCTGAATGCAATCAGGATGAACATACTGGTTTATCAAGAGAGGATCAGCAATTCATAGTGTCAGTCCCTAAATCAGCCAAGCTGGTTGATGGTCATTATAGCATAGGTTTACATTTGAGACAAAGTAACCTCAAATTGCCTAACAAGGAGTTGCGAAAGCCACTGTCTATTCAGCCTTTTGGATAGATAGTACTTCTGTATTGAAGTATATcaagaaaaaaacttcaaggttcaaaatgtttgtgtcCAATTGGGTGTCAGAAATACATACATGATCAAATTTATCTCAGTGGAGATATGTGCATACCTCTGGTagcttgacattgcaaatcatgcagaacgctgactcccataacgttccgttatacagtacatgttaatTCACgctgcacatattcgtccgaccacttttttttttgctcaagtttcaagtttatttttttataacccAGAttcacaatgtctcaaagggctttacaatctgcacatggacgatatccctctgacctttgtgcactgcaagcagtgcgactctcgcatcggataaggaacaactccccccaaaacccttttaacaggggaaaaaatggatgggagaaacctcaggaagactgcagaggagggacccctcttccaggagtggacagatgaagcaatagataccgcatgtacatgctcaacatagttactatgaattgaaatattaagaaagcaatcagatgacgtaccatcatgacaggcatactGAGTGAACaactactgagtgtgcaaaatcccatgtagcacaggtaggtaGTAtaacctgcagccagtgatggctaaggggggtgtatcatcacgaattgacacgatgtatCAAACGTTCAGTGATTCGTGTacgttcggcaaaaacacctgaaacaaAACACCGAAacggtgttttgtcttgacccctGAACCCCTGAGATCGACTTACTGAACGCCTAGGGTTCAATCGTACCCAGATTAAGAGCCACTGCTCCGGAGGAGCTAAGGTGGAATCTTTCCTGAAGGATGAAAGTTTGGTGTAGGGACCCAAACTTTCTAGTTGGGTCCCTACACCACCTGAGTGTACTGGCCACCTGAGTTGATGTGGCCAGTAAATCCTGAACAACTGGGAATGGTTTCTCCTGAAGATCCAGAGGGTGAGTCTGTGGTGCTTGTAAATGTGGCTCAAGTTAATGAGCAGACAGACTTGTTCATGCAGTTCATCAGTTGCTTCTTATCCTGGATCCAATTGAAAAGAATGGTTGGTTGGCTCCTCAGGTTCAGGGGTTTGCTATTGGATCTTAGTCAAAAGTGGAAGCAATTCAAGGTAATGCTTGACCAGACTGGCTTGGATAAAGATCAACTTCAGGAAACGTTACATGACAGGATGCAGAGCATCAAAACCCGGGCTGCGAAAGGTTGTCTTTCTATTGATGAGTTCGATCAGGCAGAAACTGCTTTCATCAGCTTTTGTCAAAGGAAAGGATTTCCAGGTGAGATGGCAAGTTTGCAGAAACGGCAAACTGAAGAGAACAAGTCACCTCTACAAACTAGATCCCATAATCGAAGATGGTGTTCTTAGAGTTGGGGGTAGGCTGGGAAGGGCGGCCATGCCAGATGAGGCAAGGCATCCTGTCATAATGGCAAAGGATTTTCATATTACCAATCTTGTCCTTTGTCATATACATCAAATGACAGGTCATGGTGGGTTTAACTTTATGCTTTCGAAGCTACGCCAGAAGTACTGGATTCCAGGTGCTAGCATAACAATAAGAAAGACTGTCTTAAGTGCGTTGTCTGCTGTAGGCTGCATGCAGCACCAGGAAGTCGACGCATGGCAGATCTTCCTCAGGATCGAATTCTACCTGACGAATTTCCATTCACCCGTGTTGGGGTGGATTGCTTCAGACCTCCTGGATTGCTTGGATTGCTCCTTCCTCCGAAGGAGAAAAGAGCACAGCAAAGAGATATGGagttattttcatatatttggcAATAAGAGCTGTCCATCTTGTAGTGTTCTCTTTATGCACTGATTCCTTTATTAATGCCCTCAGACGTTTAGTGGCAAGACGTGGTCAATTGTTGAAGTTGCGTTCAGACAAGGGCACAAACATATTGGCGCTGAACGAGAGCTGAGGGAAGCTATAGGAGGGTGGAATCTAGCACAAATCAATGATGAGCTCTTGGAGATGCGTGAATGTTTAAACCCCCCTTTGGGTCACATCATGGCGGAGTGTGGGAGCGGTTGATACTGTGTGTTCGAAAGGTGTAAACTCGATGTTGAAAACACAGAATATCGATGACGAAGGTCTTTGCACAGTTCTATGTGAGGCGGAGTTTAGTGTCAACAGCTGTCCAATAACTAAAGCTTCCACTGATTCCAACGAATTGGAagcactgaagaagaagaagcatactttatttatcccggAAATTACActgtcactcaggttagtatagTATACAGACCCCCTGAACAcaatacacaagggggcctgtaagcacacagttagtacatacaggtacacatcaaactacacacatcaggaggcagagtgacgggcagcggcttctgtgACGTGCCCCAAATTGAGCAAATTGAGGGGACGGCAGCTTGcacaagggcgccttggcagtggagccgacacctcccaccgttgactcacactcggttggatgttctggcgggagcgggattcgaacccctgATGGCGGGGCGTTCCTGTCTCCAAGAtgattgctctaccgctgagctactgccaccccactGACTCCTAACCATCTTCTGCTTCTGAAGTCAAAGCCATCATTGCCTCCAGGTGTTTTCCAGAGAGAGGATATATATCCTCGATGTCGGTGGACACAAGTGCAGTATATGTCCAACTTGTTTTGGAAGCGCTGGGTCAAAGAGTTCTTGCCCCAACTGCAGGAGCTGCAAAAGTGGCAGAGCCACTGGTGATGTCGTTATCATTGTGGATGAGCCACGTAACTCGTAGCTCACTAAAAGATTTGTGGAGGATATCCCTGATAAGGGAGGATTTGTACGACGAATTTGCATCGAAACAAGGACTGGCTATTTGGATAGGCCTATCACCAAGGTGTGTCTGCTTCAGGAAGCGGAAGAGGCGTGAAGACCTGTGTGAACCTTTTTTCAGGGATATAAACTCTTACATGTATAAAGACTTGTGCTGATGTTTTTTCCATGTGTCAATGATCGCTTACATTATGTGAAGGCCTTGGGAAAGATGTAAGGGAAGCGTGGATGTACATCTTGTATTTTGAGTGTTCATGTTTGTCTCCTGCAGTTTAATGGTGGTGTAATTACTGCTTTAGCATGATTAGGGGCAGAATGTAGGAGCCATCCATGATGGTTGGACTGATATGTATGGTGCATGATGGTTCATGTGTGGGTATTGGATTGTGGTAGGAGGAGTGGCACTGGGGGTGTGTCTTAGAAGTTAATAATTAATGCCACTCACCTGTTTCACCGTATGCTTGTTGGTTATGACGTGGGGTGAACACCGGGGTGAAACTTTCTGTTGACTGCTTACGCTTGTGTTTTGATTATCTGCACtatgtctttgttttatggGCACTCAGAATGACTAAGTGTCGATTGTGGTGCAGCGTATCAATAAACAAAGATTATTGATGAGATACAGAAGTCAAATGCCATTACTCAGATCACGCGTCATCAGGTAACTCCTGTGTTTAGCGTACGGCGGCTGTTTTgtcgttcattcatttgtcaGCCGCAATAaatatactaatgagggtcattagcatgagacatatcacctgggttaatctgctgcgatgatctttttgggagtttccaaactcccaaaaagattgtgaCCCTGTGTATACTAATGATCCTCATTAGtaaacaaaggtgaaactcgcatttcaacgacccccctactacccatcacacactgacgacTCCCAAGAAGATCTGACTCACTTGATGATCTTGCTCTCAAACTGCTTGGCACTCCTCCACTTCCTGATGCACTTCAGGCAGTAGCAGTGGCTGCAGTTGGACAGGATGCCGAAGCGACGCTCACTGGGGTTGGCCTTCTCAAACACAACTTCCATGCACACACCACACATCATGTCCTTGCTGCGCTGGATGGCGAACGAGAGCTCCATGTCCTTCTCATGGGCCTCGATGCACGCCTGTGGACaggtgcaggaagtgtgtgtatgttaccaccatgtcaaaggagtgtgtgtgacagcttgTGTAGTGTGTGAGCAGGTTGATACCTTGGTGTGCTCTGAGCGCTGACTGATGTCGGTGGGGTGGAGCACCTGGAGgccacacatgtcacacacgtcgccatggagataggCACAGTTGATCCCATAGCGACACTCTCCCACAGCAGCATAGGGGCAGagctgcttcctcagctccttGTTCTCAGGCGTAGCGTCACCGTCACACTCCTCGATGAGGGGGGCGGAGCTCGCCATCTTCATCGGCTCAGCTGCAGACGAGCCACAACATCAAAAGATCAAAATACTGTTCACCATGATGCCCACACGCCTACAACCTGATCGGACTACACAAGTTCACTGTTGTCCACTTGCTTGTCAATGGATGAACAAAACGACGGTTTTACCAAATACCAACATGAACAACAGCCCAACCCCCACTTAAAAAAACATCCGCAGCCCTAAGTCTCCTCACACGTGGGACATAGGTGGGATCTAGTgcttctccccaacacaccacgcaGATCACTCACCCCGTCCACAGTACGGCTGTCCTGGAACAAACTCGGCCGCGTTGACCCAGTCTTGAGCCCCTGGGCCGGGTGTTGACCCACTGGGATCCAGGTCTGATGGGTCGAGCAGGGAGGCGGGGGGAGGCGGCAGCGTCGGGGGGGTCGGCGGCTCCTCGCTTTTGGGTGGTTTGCAGtgttcaaacctgaggacacGCAAGTTACCATGTTCAAACAGAAAGGTAGGGTGATAGAAACCCATTACCTCCCCATGCATATCAACAGAAGGTTGGGTGATAGAAACCTCTCCATGGCCCTCCACCCCTCACATATTAACAAAATGTAGAGGGACGGAAACCCATTACCCTccctacatacaaacagaacaggggAAAAACAACCCTTTTACCAAAACAGCCTAAAAGAGCTACATACAGTAgatctgaaactgctgctccacaccactggtgtcagggtcagtatgaacacaaggcattttgggatttttaattaatggtgagAACATCTTAGAAACCTTTTCCCGCTTCACCTTAAATTCTGTGACCAGTGCTCCTCATCTTAGCTCTCATATCATTTACAGTCATTATAAGCAGTCACAACCAAACATAGCACAAGAGATAGTGCTGGGATGAGAAAGATTACTCTTAAAATCTTCTAGAACTAACAAAACAAGGAGAgaagataaggagacttggtggtggaatgaggaggtgcGGGAGTGTATAccgagaaagaggttagctaagaggaagtgggacactgagaggactgaggagagtagacaggagtacagggagatgcagcgtaaggtgaagctAGAGATatcaaaggccaaacaaggggcttatgatgacttgtatgctaggttggacagtaagaaaggagagactgatctataccggttggcaagacagagagacagagatgggaaggacgtgcagcaggttagggtgattaaggacaaggataggtgccagtagtgtgatgggaagattgaaagagtactttgaagagttgatgaacgaggaaaatgagagagaacaaagactagaagaggtcactgttgtggaccaggaagcagCAAAAATTAGTCAAGATGAAGTGAGgggggcactgaagaggatgaagagtggaaaggcagtcggtcctgatgatatacctgtagaggtatgaaagtgtctaggagaggtgtcagtagagtttctgactgggttgttcaacaggatcttagatagtgagaagatgcctgaggaatgaagaagtgtgctggtgcccatttatAAGAACCAGGgcgatgtgcagagttgtggcaactacagaggaataaagctgatgagccatactaagggcagaagtgaacatttgtgagcagccgTATGgtttcaagcaaaaaaaaaaaaaagagtactacagatgcagtatttgctttgaggatgttgatagagaagtacagaggaggccagagggagctgcattgtgtttttgtagatctggagaaagcttatgacaagatgcccagagaggaactgtggtattgtatgaggaagtctggagtggtagagaagtatgttagagcagtgcaggacatgtatgaggactgtaggacagtggtgagatgtgctgtaggtgtgacagaggagttcaaggtggaggtgggactgcatcagggatcagctctgagccccttcttgttgctatggtgatggacaggctgacagatgaggttagacaggaatctccatggactatcaATCTCCATGGTGTCCgtagtttccagtgtgctgtcatacgtcattgtgtgttggggtggtggggccaggaaaagagatgtgGATCGTCTTAACAGACTTAgacgcagagcgggctcagtggtcgggctgagcctggactatGGAGATgtttctggagagcaggaccatgtccaaagtcagacctatcatgaataacaccagccaccccctgcacaccaccttttcccagcagagaagaaccttcagtggcagactgctgtcacacagcgcctgcacagagaggctgaggtcctccttcgtgccccatgccatcagggggtacaatgactctcaggaggagcggcggggaggtggcgaggtcagcatgcggttgaatggaggggaggagatgggatgtcagcctgtactgcagtgtagtggggccaaggtgttctgatgttgtgatattagatagtgacatgccttacattgtaagaagggtgtaccttacccaccatgtgggcctcctgctaattttcccTTGCactttttgtgttattttatttcatacattttcgttttagtttagtatattcCTGTTGGTGCTACATGtatctgttagtgtagtgtatgtagtgtctgtgcaatttcctctgggattaataaagtatatatctatctacgatgtttgcagatgacattgagCTGTAGTGAGAGCATggaccaggtggaggagaaagctagagaggtggagatttgtcctggaaaggagaaaagtgtcaggtgtgatgtgtgatagaagagtttcagctaaaatgaaaggaaaggtgtacaaaactgtggtgagaccagcgatgttgtttggtctagagacagtgtcactgaggaaaagacaggggacagagctggaggtagcagagatgaagatgctgaggttctctttgggagtgaccaggaaggataggatcaggaatgagtacatcagagggacagcacacgttagaggttttggagataaagtcagagaggccagactgagatggtttggacatgtccagaggagagatagtgaatatattggtagaaggatgctgagttttgaactgccaggcaggaggcctagagaaagaccaaagaggaggtttatggatgttgtgaaagaggacatgaaggtagttggtgtgagagaagaggatgcagaagacagggttagatggaggcaactgattcgctgtggcgacccctgaagggaaaagccgaaaggaaaagaagactaaCACAACAATAGAGTCAGTTCTGACAGTGTGAAGATgctactgctaactgctaacccatCTGTTCCAAAAGACACTTCAATGAATGAGCAGGACGCTAAGGCTCCGCATAAATACATGAGATGAGAGCGCTGCGGCTCAATGGCCCTGGGAAAAATCAAACAGTGGGGGGCTGGGGTGTTAtggttgggggaggggggttataTTTACCATGCAGACTGCAGTGCACTTTGTCTGGCCCTGGGAGACACAGCAGATAAAAAGAGGGGgacccacacagacagaaggtggcTGATAGACACCATCATAACAGGGGACCCCACCCCCAAGACCCCCACAGAGACAAACTCTCTGGCCTCTCAACAAGGTCAAACAAATCACGAGGACTCCTTCGTGCGTATGGACTAAACGCAACACAACCCTGGGATGgggatacaaaaaaaaaaaacctactgctggaggtggtggaagtctgatcaccatggtaactgaGGGGATGCTTCAGTCAGACATGTAGCAGACAGCCTGCCTGCTGCTGTCTTCACAACAGAGGGAGTCTAATCTGCTTCTCAAAAGGGACCAGagctcagtcacacacactgaacacacactgaacacacactgaacaccaGATTTAGAAAGCCTGGCTGACACTGATTTCAGCCCATCATCCAAGTGAAATCCCATTCCTGTGAAATTTACTTCTGACGAGAAATCCATCATGTATTCCTCATGGACTTTCTGTTGTCAGTGTGTAGCAGTCGACACACAAAGAACTTAAAGGACACTGTCCACAGATGAGCCCGCTCCATCACTGACCACACAGGAAAGAACCTTCAACAGAGTTGTGTGAACAGAACAGACACTAACCCATGAGCAGAAGCTTCATGActaaaaaaagaggaggaaacacactCTGATCTGTTGAGCCTAAGCAGTCTGGATTGGACTTCATCCTCCAACATAAAGATGACCATGACTCAAAACTAAAGCACTGAGTCAGAGTAAAGTGTgtggagtcctccaggtaaaggcaggtcaagaagagcaaagcagaatgaggagaacttacttcaggctggttgaagacatgtctgcaggtctcagtcatccacGTCAGGACTCCTTCAGTTGTGACTCACTGCTACTGAGTCCAGACACTTATAGTCCTGCTGGGGCAGAAACTCACCCCCACAAACCCCAAACACAATGAGGATCGTTAGGAGTCCTTCCCACTTAAGTGGGCCGTTGTCTCGCCCACCTTCATGTGAGCTGTatccaggtgtgaatgtgaaagGTGGTCTCAGGTctctgctccaacaggagttactgtcagtcagaactgaagaagactctcAGA encodes:
- the LOC137589571 gene encoding probable E3 ubiquitin-protein ligase makorin-1 isoform X3; this encodes MSSTSLKFEHCKPPKSEEPPTPPTLPPPPASLLDPSDLDPSGSTPGPGAQDWVNAAEFVPGQPYCGRAEPMKMASSAPLIEECDGDATPENKELRKQLCPYAAVGECRYGINCAYLHGDVCDMCGLQVLHPTDISQRSEHTKACIEAHEKDMELSFAIQRSKDMMCGVCMEVVFEKANPSERRFGILSNCSHCYCLKCIRKWRSAKQFESKIIKSCPECRITSNFVIPSEYWVEDKDDKQKLIQKYKDGMRNKPCRYFDEGRGTCPFGANCFYKHAFPDGRLEEAQPPRRQPGSNGRNRQNSRRTPLWDIFDERESTDSFDNDDEEMVTFELSEMLLMLLAAGTDDEVTDSEDEWDLFHEDLDDFYEIYL